In Oryzias melastigma strain HK-1 linkage group LG14, ASM292280v2, whole genome shotgun sequence, the DNA window GATGGTGCCGTTGTAGAGTCCGTGCTCCCCGAACATGCTGCCGTGGCTGTAATGCTCGCTTTTTGTTGTGCGACGACCCAGACTTCGGTCGTAAAAGTCTCGGTTACCGAGGCGGCTTAGGCTGCCGTCGTTCAGGTCCCTCTTACCCAGGCGCCCCAAGCTCATGTTGTTGTAGTCGTGCGGAGCTCGCCGCCCAAGGCTGTGCTCgttcaggtcaaaggtcagcaagCAGCTTTCCGTGCTGGCAAGTGTCACAAAACCGCTCTCTGTGTCCCGGCCCCCGAGGTTGTCGTAGTCGCCCGTTGGCGTGTCAGGGGAGGAGCACAAGAACGAAGTGTTCTTCGTCTGCGGACGAGCGGAAAGTAGGTCGTCATCTTTCTGGGAGCGAATAATGTTGTAGACGTCAGTTGAGGTTGGGCTGGTGCCAGGCCCCGGGTCGGTATGACCCACTTCtggtttcttttgtttccttctgctgtaacacacacacagatttaaacatttaacagatctggagaaaaaaagtctgtacTTCACAGACTTCTAAACTCTAGAGCCTCTGGCCTTGTTCAAATCCTGGATCTTTGAAAGCAGAAACAATCCTTATGAGATAGGAGTTCCAGTCGGCCTCACCGGGTGATGAGCATCTTGAAGCAGCAGACTCCCATTACCGTCAGCAGCAACAGTAAGAGCGGGATGGTGGGAATGATGACGTAAACCAGATTCATGGCTAGAAGACACAGAGATTTCAGAATTGATGGTCCTGGAGGTTGCAGGTAAAATGCCGAGTCCATAAGTCTGACCTGTTCTGTTCTGTCTTGGGTAATTTGGTTCTTCCGGAAGCTCGGGTGAAGGGAGAACATCTGTACACAAGGAAAGGATAATACTCAAGAGTTTTAAAACCAGAAAGTATCGGGTGAGTGGTCCCTCAGTCACCTGTCAGTGTGGCGTTGGGGGTTAAAGCAGGTCCCCGCGACCTCTCTATAgagagaacaaataaaaacttgtaaAGATCTGGATACAAGAACATTTCAATGAagcaaaatgaaccaataaagATATACCTGCTGTGTATTTGCAGATGAAGTTGTTCTTTGTCTCACAGTTGTCGTCATTCCACTGAAACATGTAGGCTCCTCCGAGGCCAGGCGGGGCGGACGGTTGGTGATACATGACCACACACACCTCGGAGCCACACGACGGCTCATCAAAGTGCCagtttctaaaacaaaatgaaactgtttgttttgctgCCGAATTCTGCTAAAGAACTAAAAGCAGAGCTCGGTCGTGCTACAGACAAAAGAAAGGTTAACCATATAGTTCTTTAGCTTCCGTAATAACAGAGCTGTCCATTTTGCTTGGCTTTAAGGTTCTCAAAGAACATAAAGTTGTTACATTGAAGTTGAACTCTAAATATCAATAAGTTATTGAGCATTCTGCTAAATTTGTGCCAAATTTTCACTGTTTTCAATCTGAACTGAGTGTAGAAGCTACCTtgcaacatttttgctcttGCTAACAGCTGTACTGCTACCTAAAAGTTAGCAGAAAAAGTAGCTGTCCAGTTagctaaaacacacatttttttttaaattcagactAAACTTGAgaattaatgtaaatatgcttagatgtgttcttgttttttatccTGTCACGTATGCTAAAAGGATGCTAGCGCAAAAGTTAGCATCCAGCGTCTCAGCTGTCAGTTCAGGTTTAGCCACCATTATGAATTGAGAGGTGAATTTCTTTCACTTTAGCTGAGAAATAataattatgtgtatttttatggCATACGATGCAATGGAGTATAAATCGctggagccaaaaaaaaaaagcaaaacaaagaagaaaacacaaatataagtcgcacccctggctatgACAAAAAACGTGACTTATTCTCGGAAAAATACAGTACTGTTGGAATTGTCAACAAAGAACTTCAACTAATCTCCCTTTAGGAGCCtctatgtgtgtttgtgtttttaagaggaGGCAATTTTATctgcaaacaaacaattttCACTTGTAGTCTGAAGAATGAAGAGATTTATTCACactgacaaaaaagtaaatgtttttaaaaacctatAAAATCAAAAGATTTTTCCCTTATTTAAGAAATTAATACAGAATACCTTTCAGttaacaaaataattcaaatttcttcTCAAGGTTTTCTGTAATGTAGAACTGGGACCTATTTTTCCCGAGAAGAAAGAGCTCTTCTTCCACCTGAACGTGGACCTGCTCCCGTCCAGCCAGTAGTACTGCGAGGAGCAGTCGGGGATGTTGTCTTCCAAAGCATCATTGCGCCTCAGACCGATCCAGAAGTCTCCATCTGTTGGGCGGAGCTCGGTGATGAGCTGCTCGATGATCTTCTGCTCGGACTCGGATTCCACGCTGAGCAGTTGGCCTCCGTCCCGTTTGCAGGCCAGATCTGCCTCCGCGAAGTTTAGCTTCCAGCGGAGCTCCGAGAAATAGGCCAGCTTGTAGCACGGCT includes these proteins:
- the layna gene encoding layilin; this encodes MDLLIIQSLFLLFCFDPSVGKSLITADLFEARGQRVCRAGKGKPCYKLAYFSELRWKLNFAEADLACKRDGGQLLSVESESEQKIIEQLITELRPTDGDFWIGLRRNDALEDNIPDCSSQYYWLDGSRSTFRNWHFDEPSCGSEVCVVMYHQPSAPPGLGGAYMFQWNDDNCETKNNFICKYTAERSRGPALTPNATLTDVLPSPELPEEPNYPRQNRTAMNLVYVIIPTIPLLLLLLTVMGVCCFKMLITRRRKQKKPEVGHTDPGPGTSPTSTDVYNIIRSQKDDDLLSARPQTKNTSFLCSSPDTPTGDYDNLGGRDTESGFVTLASTESCLLTFDLNEHSLGRRAPHDYNNMSLGRLGKRDLNDGSLSRLGNRDFYDRSLGRRTTKSEHYSHGSMFGEHGLYNGTIRAASELDELRPGGHAGKFDLYQTYVSNGKHDTFQTSLGTYRNRKSFHANLDCYRNRGNLDSGHGGFTDHEWIVRGHY